One Paenisporosarcina sp. FSL H8-0542 genomic region harbors:
- a CDS encoding nicotinate phosphoribosyltransferase: MTSRYADDGLALHTDLYQINMAEAYWADGIHNRKAVFELFFRKLPFGNGYAIFAGLERVLDFLREFHFSDSDLAYLQDELGYKEDFISYLREVRFTGNVYSMVEGELVFANEPIIRIEAPLVEAQLIETALLNIVNYQTLIATKASRIKQIVKTDTVMEFGTRRAQEMDAAIWGARAAVIGGLEATSNVRAGKKFGIPVAGTHAHSLVQAYKSEYEAFHAYAKRHNDCVFLVDTYNTLKIGVPTAIQVAKELGDKINFIGIRLDSGDIAFLSKEARKMLDEAGFTEAKIVVSNDLDEYTILNLKAQGAKVDMWGIGTKLITAYDQPALGAVYKIVSIESDNDVMEDTIKISSTTEKVTTPGRKKLYRIIDRENGKAEGDYITMFDEDPTHEKRLKMFHPVHTFVSKFVTNFEAKDLHTKVIENGQIIYSNPTLFEMRDYASTNLELLWDEYKRSLNPEEYPVDLSQKCWDNKMRNIQEVQEMVDRMHYA, translated from the coding sequence ATGACTTCAAGATATGCTGATGATGGACTTGCATTACATACAGACTTATATCAAATCAATATGGCGGAGGCCTACTGGGCTGACGGAATACATAACAGAAAAGCGGTTTTTGAGTTGTTTTTCCGCAAGCTTCCATTTGGCAATGGTTATGCCATTTTTGCGGGACTAGAGCGAGTACTGGATTTTCTCCGGGAGTTTCATTTCTCCGATAGTGATTTAGCGTATTTGCAGGATGAGCTGGGGTACAAGGAAGATTTTATCAGTTATTTACGCGAGGTCCGTTTTACAGGTAACGTTTATTCAATGGTGGAAGGTGAACTTGTTTTTGCCAATGAGCCAATCATTCGTATAGAGGCTCCACTCGTGGAAGCGCAATTGATTGAAACTGCACTCCTGAACATCGTCAATTACCAAACGCTGATTGCGACGAAAGCCAGTCGAATTAAACAAATTGTAAAAACTGATACCGTGATGGAATTTGGTACACGTCGGGCACAGGAAATGGATGCGGCAATTTGGGGCGCACGTGCTGCCGTCATCGGTGGACTAGAAGCGACGAGTAATGTGCGGGCTGGTAAAAAGTTCGGCATTCCAGTTGCAGGAACCCATGCACATTCTCTAGTACAAGCATACAAAAGCGAATATGAGGCTTTTCATGCTTATGCAAAACGCCATAATGATTGTGTGTTCCTCGTAGATACATACAATACATTGAAAATTGGTGTACCAACGGCTATTCAAGTGGCGAAAGAGCTTGGGGATAAAATCAATTTCATTGGCATTCGTCTGGATAGCGGTGACATTGCTTTCCTTTCTAAAGAGGCGCGCAAAATGCTCGACGAAGCCGGATTTACAGAAGCGAAAATTGTTGTATCAAACGATTTAGATGAATATACAATCTTAAACTTAAAAGCACAGGGCGCAAAAGTAGATATGTGGGGAATTGGCACAAAGTTAATTACAGCTTATGACCAACCAGCCCTTGGAGCAGTATACAAAATTGTATCAATCGAGAGTGATAATGATGTGATGGAAGATACAATTAAAATTTCTTCTACAACTGAAAAGGTCACGACACCTGGTCGGAAAAAATTGTATCGAATTATTGATCGTGAAAATGGAAAAGCAGAAGGCGATTACATCACAATGTTTGATGAAGATCCAACCCATGAAAAGCGCTTGAAAATGTTTCACCCAGTTCATACATTTGTATCTAAATTCGTGACTAACTTTGAAGCTAAAGATCTTCATACAAAAGTTATTGAAAATGGACAAATCATCTATTCAAATCCAACTTTGTTTGAAATGCGTGATTATGCATCGACGAACTTGGAACTGCTTTGGGATGAGTATAAACGTTCATTAAATCCAGAAGAATATCCAGTGGATTTAAGTCAAAAATGTTGGGATAACAAGATGCGGAATATCCAGGAAGTTCAAGAAATGGTCGACCGCATGCATTATGCTTGA
- the nadE gene encoding ammonia-dependent NAD(+) synthetase produces MTNLQQTIIEELKVKPSIDPQEEIRTSIDFMKSYLTKHPFLKGMVLGISGGQDSTLTGKLAQMAVNELNEEAGTEAYSFIAVRLPYGVQFDEDDCQDALDFIQPSKIYTVNIKEAVDASKRTLDASGITLSDFAKGNEKARERMKVQYSIAAMHSAVVLGTDHGAEAITGFYTKFGDGGADLVPLFRLNKRQGKQMLKALGSPEHLYTKIPTADLEEDRPALPDEIALGITYDQIDDYLEGREILSEPREKLENYYLRSQHKRHLPITVFDDFWK; encoded by the coding sequence ATGACAAACTTACAGCAGACAATTATAGAAGAATTGAAAGTTAAACCATCGATTGACCCCCAGGAAGAAATTCGGACGTCGATTGATTTTATGAAAAGCTATTTAACAAAGCATCCATTCCTTAAAGGAATGGTGCTTGGGATTTCAGGCGGACAGGATTCTACACTTACAGGTAAACTGGCACAAATGGCCGTGAATGAATTAAATGAAGAAGCGGGAACTGAAGCCTACTCATTCATTGCAGTACGGCTGCCATATGGCGTCCAGTTTGATGAAGACGATTGTCAAGATGCACTGGATTTCATTCAACCATCAAAAATTTATACGGTAAATATTAAGGAAGCGGTCGATGCCAGCAAACGTACACTTGATGCATCTGGAATCACTCTTTCCGATTTTGCCAAAGGCAATGAAAAAGCACGTGAGAGAATGAAAGTTCAATATTCAATAGCAGCGATGCACAGTGCGGTCGTTCTCGGAACGGATCATGGTGCTGAAGCCATCACAGGATTTTATACAAAATTTGGGGATGGTGGCGCAGATTTAGTCCCGTTATTCAGATTAAATAAACGTCAAGGCAAGCAAATGTTAAAAGCTTTGGGCAGTCCTGAACATTTGTATACGAAGATTCCAACTGCTGATTTGGAGGAAGATCGACCGGCATTACCGGATGAGATTGCACTTGGTATAACTTATGATCAAATTGATGATTATTTAGAAGGCCGAGAAATTCTTTCTGAACCACGAGAAAAATTGGAAAATTATTATTTACGCTCTCAACATAAAAGACATTTACCAATAACCGTCTTTGACGACTTTTGGAAATAA
- a CDS encoding MoxR family ATPase, with protein MRNQEKIHAIVDNIERVMIGKREVAELSIVALIAQGHVLLEDVPGVGKTMMVRALAKSVGAQFKRIQFTPDLLPSDVIGVSIYNPKEMEFQFRPGPIMGNIVLADEINRTSPKTQSALLEGMEEATVTIDGETMTIPKPFFVMATQNPIEYEGTYPLPEAQLDRFLLKLRMGYPSHTQEIEVLKRAEKSVPIENLNSVISLEDLILMQKEVKDIVVDDTIKNYIVDLANRTRKDSYIYLGVSPRGSLALMKASQAFAMLKGRDFVTPDDIQYLAPFVFSHRMILRSEARYDGITPEEIVERILAKTNVPIKRLVKQ; from the coding sequence ATGAGAAACCAAGAGAAAATACATGCAATTGTTGATAATATTGAACGAGTAATGATTGGGAAACGTGAAGTTGCCGAGTTAAGTATAGTTGCGTTAATCGCTCAAGGCCATGTATTGCTTGAAGATGTGCCGGGCGTTGGAAAGACCATGATGGTACGTGCTTTAGCAAAATCTGTTGGTGCTCAATTCAAACGAATTCAATTCACGCCGGATTTATTGCCATCGGATGTAATTGGTGTATCGATTTACAATCCTAAAGAAATGGAATTCCAATTCAGACCAGGTCCGATAATGGGAAATATCGTATTGGCGGATGAGATCAATCGGACTTCCCCTAAAACTCAGTCAGCACTTTTGGAAGGTATGGAAGAAGCAACCGTGACAATTGATGGTGAAACCATGACGATTCCTAAACCGTTTTTCGTAATGGCCACTCAAAACCCGATAGAATACGAGGGGACATATCCGCTTCCAGAAGCGCAATTGGACCGATTCCTTTTAAAACTTCGCATGGGATACCCGTCACACACACAAGAAATTGAAGTATTGAAGCGTGCAGAGAAGTCAGTTCCAATAGAAAACTTGAATTCTGTCATTTCTTTGGAGGATCTGATTCTTATGCAAAAAGAAGTAAAAGACATCGTGGTCGACGATACAATTAAAAACTACATCGTCGATTTAGCAAACCGTACAAGAAAAGATTCATATATTTACTTAGGTGTCAGTCCTCGTGGGTCACTGGCATTGATGAAGGCATCGCAGGCGTTTGCGATGTTGAAGGGAAGAGACTTTGTAACACCTGACGATATTCAATATTTAGCACCATTTGTTTTCAGCCACCGCATGATTTTACGTTCAGAAGCCCGCTATGATGGCATAACACCAGAGGAAATTGTGGAACGTATCTTAGCCAAAACGAATGTTCCAATTAAAAGGTTAGTTAAACAATGA
- a CDS encoding DUF58 domain-containing protein, giving the protein MKKANLTWAIGGRLLFVLFLVIFSFAFAMFQGGFVSWFIFYSIVPFALYSIAFFFSPISKIEIERYIQTAQIRKGGKLIVTVKLKRPSRFPMLYLVVKEVTQSASLIRHANKQLKTVKMVGFQRNIEWTYEIDQMPRGEHSLDGIEISVSDFFGWVKKTHVLPLKQTVIVYPNIAEMIYMPIETRYDQGAAASPFTIVKDTTMATGVRDYQPGDRVSWIHWKSFARTQTLRTKEFEDRQSQDLFIMVDRKPSENFEEQIELTASVLQAVVRNQASAAFLSLGASRFYFPAVQSEEQLQRTMFHLAKVEADLTQPIEKLLLKDPAMSSATSILLITGELTTALIESIPRAAKNLRQCTVFVVVKKGEKLSKQAMTLHQLARSRGMITHVLSQDHFANAFTEVGRK; this is encoded by the coding sequence ATGAAGAAAGCTAACTTGACATGGGCAATTGGAGGACGACTCCTTTTTGTCCTCTTTCTAGTCATTTTTTCGTTTGCATTTGCCATGTTTCAGGGTGGTTTCGTCAGTTGGTTCATTTTTTACTCAATAGTTCCGTTTGCCTTATATTCCATTGCATTCTTCTTCAGTCCCATTTCGAAAATAGAAATTGAGCGCTATATTCAAACTGCTCAAATCCGCAAAGGTGGGAAATTGATTGTGACGGTGAAATTAAAAAGACCGTCACGTTTTCCAATGCTTTATCTTGTCGTAAAGGAAGTCACTCAAAGTGCATCCCTTATCAGACATGCAAATAAACAATTGAAAACTGTGAAAATGGTAGGGTTTCAACGAAACATCGAGTGGACCTATGAAATCGATCAGATGCCACGTGGCGAACATTCTTTGGATGGTATTGAAATTTCCGTAAGTGATTTTTTTGGCTGGGTGAAAAAAACACATGTACTTCCATTAAAACAGACCGTCATCGTTTACCCAAACATAGCGGAAATGATTTATATGCCGATTGAAACTCGATACGATCAAGGCGCCGCCGCCTCACCATTTACAATTGTTAAGGATACTACGATGGCAACAGGGGTTCGGGACTATCAACCGGGTGACCGGGTTTCTTGGATTCATTGGAAATCATTTGCCCGCACTCAAACCTTACGTACGAAAGAATTTGAAGATCGACAGTCACAGGATTTGTTCATTATGGTTGACCGAAAACCGTCGGAAAATTTTGAAGAACAAATTGAATTGACAGCATCAGTGTTACAAGCAGTTGTTCGAAACCAAGCAAGTGCGGCATTCTTGTCATTAGGTGCCTCTCGCTTTTATTTCCCTGCTGTTCAAAGTGAGGAACAGCTGCAACGAACGATGTTTCATTTAGCTAAAGTTGAAGCTGATTTGACGCAGCCAATCGAAAAATTATTGCTGAAAGATCCAGCCATGTCGAGCGCAACATCCATTTTGCTAATTACTGGTGAATTAACCACAGCATTAATTGAATCAATTCCACGAGCTGCCAAAAACTTACGTCAATGTACTGTTTTTGTTGTTGTGAAAAAAGGCGAAAAGTTATCGAAACAAGCAATGACATTGCATCAACTTGCTCGTTCGAGAGGAATGATCACGCACGTGCTTTCTCAAGATCATTTCGCAAATGCCTTTACGGAGGTAGGTCGCAAATGA
- a CDS encoding transglutaminase domain-containing protein: MKIGLQNKWLQALFYLLVFFLFREWLLPVLELTETNYLSIFLAFIVLCFVFSFLSAPWWLTVPGKLVYIAWVIVFVYTDEVFFTSEAVSFLFGELMINVGALFSRDWSLVTDSFRTVLFFSLIWMTAYLIHHWISIRFNIFLFFFMTVVFIAALDTFSAYKGDGAILRIMILGLLLSGLLKVAKIMEQNQVTMTREKYVFLVIPLVMLVAFSGSIGYLLPKAGPIWEDPVPFIQSFAEGAGTGPGGAVGIGKIGYGEDDSNLGGAFRSDNTVVFEAIVQTPQYWKIETKDTYTSKGWEQSVSSNEIRNYTVGDTLDTGIPTGLEEDKDVAKYNFSLEYPFLMYPYGSVTVDAPEGTTFSISNNTQKIETYRENEEVQLKAYSIAFSEPTYSLKALRATTHEGLSILSQDFSRYLQLPEELPERVRELARTITKDETNLYDKARAIERYFPQNAFVYDQHNVSVPKKDEDYVDQFLFETKRGYCDNFSTSMIIMLRSLDIPARWVKGFAEGQELRTEDGERMYQVTNNNAHSWVEAYLPGIGWMPFEPTIGFSGTGNIDFDLELNSTDTPEKPVVPAQPEKPETTGKGETKPFSERFTDMIQNFTDWMSDNKGQIIFWSIIALLLSYMLFRIRKKWMPKILVPYYRLRKDNWQSFEHSYHSLLKQLELYGIQRNEGQTLQTYAKYVDSFFGSKDMKVLTTAYEKGFYGKNIESHEWLQLRESWENLINRTSG, translated from the coding sequence ATGAAAATTGGACTTCAAAATAAATGGCTACAAGCCTTATTTTATTTACTGGTGTTCTTTCTATTCCGTGAATGGTTATTACCAGTATTAGAGTTAACCGAAACCAACTATTTATCTATATTCCTAGCTTTCATCGTCTTGTGCTTTGTATTCAGTTTCTTATCGGCTCCATGGTGGCTTACGGTTCCTGGAAAACTGGTTTATATTGCCTGGGTCATTGTATTTGTTTATACGGACGAAGTATTTTTCACAAGCGAAGCAGTTTCATTTTTGTTTGGGGAATTAATGATAAATGTAGGTGCACTTTTCAGTCGTGACTGGTCACTAGTGACTGATTCTTTCCGTACAGTGCTGTTTTTCTCATTAATATGGATGACAGCATATTTAATACATCACTGGATCAGTATCCGTTTTAACATTTTCTTATTCTTCTTCATGACTGTTGTTTTTATTGCGGCACTGGATACATTCAGTGCGTATAAAGGTGATGGGGCGATTCTTCGTATCATGATTCTGGGGTTATTATTATCGGGGCTATTAAAAGTAGCGAAAATAATGGAACAAAATCAAGTAACCATGACCAGGGAGAAATATGTTTTTCTTGTTATTCCTCTTGTAATGCTAGTTGCATTCAGTGGTTCAATCGGCTATTTACTTCCTAAAGCCGGACCGATATGGGAAGATCCTGTCCCGTTTATTCAATCGTTTGCTGAAGGAGCAGGTACAGGACCCGGAGGAGCAGTTGGCATCGGGAAAATTGGCTATGGTGAAGATGACTCCAATTTAGGCGGTGCTTTCAGGTCAGATAATACTGTTGTGTTTGAAGCGATTGTGCAAACACCGCAATATTGGAAGATTGAAACGAAGGATACTTACACATCAAAAGGATGGGAACAATCCGTTTCTTCCAATGAAATTCGTAATTATACAGTAGGCGATACGCTGGATACAGGAATTCCAACAGGTCTTGAAGAGGATAAAGATGTTGCCAAGTATAATTTCAGCTTGGAATATCCATTCTTAATGTATCCGTATGGTTCCGTGACAGTGGACGCACCTGAAGGTACAACATTCTCAATATCAAACAATACACAAAAAATCGAGACTTATCGGGAGAACGAAGAAGTCCAATTAAAGGCTTATAGTATAGCTTTCAGTGAACCAACTTACAGTTTAAAGGCATTACGTGCAACGACTCACGAAGGTTTGTCTATACTATCTCAAGACTTTTCACGTTATTTACAGTTGCCTGAAGAATTACCTGAACGCGTTCGGGAATTGGCTCGAACTATTACTAAAGATGAAACCAATCTATATGATAAAGCTCGGGCAATTGAACGCTATTTTCCACAAAACGCCTTTGTTTACGATCAACATAATGTTTCCGTTCCAAAAAAAGATGAGGACTATGTAGATCAATTTCTATTTGAAACAAAACGTGGGTATTGTGATAATTTCTCTACATCCATGATTATTATGCTCCGTTCTTTAGATATCCCAGCACGGTGGGTTAAAGGATTCGCTGAAGGGCAAGAGCTTCGGACTGAAGATGGGGAAAGAATGTACCAAGTTACAAATAATAACGCCCATTCTTGGGTCGAAGCTTATTTGCCAGGAATCGGCTGGATGCCATTCGAACCGACCATTGGTTTTAGTGGAACTGGAAATATTGATTTCGATTTGGAGTTAAACTCGACTGATACGCCTGAAAAACCAGTTGTCCCAGCGCAACCGGAAAAACCTGAAACGACAGGCAAAGGAGAAACTAAACCATTTTCAGAACGATTCACGGATATGATTCAGAACTTTACTGACTGGATGTCGGACAATAAAGGACAAATCATTTTCTGGAGCATCATCGCACTTTTACTCTCATATATGTTGTTCCGGATTCGAAAAAAATGGATGCCGAAAATCTTGGTTCCTTATTACCGTTTACGTAAAGATAACTGGCAGTCATTTGAGCATAGCTACCATAGTTTGTTAAAACAGCTTGAGTTGTATGGGATTCAACGGAATGAAGGGCAAACATTGCAAACTTATGCAAAATATGTGGATTCATTCTTCGGCTCAAAAGATATGAAAGTATTGACGACAGCTTATGAAAAAGGCTTTTATGGGAAAAATATCGAGTCTCACGAATGGCTTCAACTGAGAGAAAGTTGGGAAAATTTAATCAATCGCACCAGTGGTTGA
- the guaA gene encoding glutamine-hydrolyzing GMP synthase — translation MLKEQEKIVVLDFGSQYNQLITRRIREFGVYSELHPHTVTAEDIKSMNATGIIFSGGPNSVYDANAFHIDQAIFDLNIPILGICYGMQLMSQHFGGKVEKASHREYGKAEISVVKESTLFHDLPKEQIVWMSHGDHVTVAPEGFEVIATSPSCAVAAIADESRGLYAVQFHPEVRHSVYGIELIRQFVFGVCKAKGDWSMESFIELEIEKIRQEVGDKKVLCALSGGVDSSVVAVLIHKAIGDQLTCMFVDHGLLRKGEAESVMKTFADGFHMNVIKIDARERFMNKLAGVSDPETKRKIIGNEFIYVFDDEAAKLEGMDFLAQGTLYTDIIESGTATAQTIKSHHNVGGLPEDMQFKLIEPLNTLFKDEVRALGTELGMPDEIVWRQPFPGPGLGIRVLGAITEEKLEIVRESDAILREEVAKAGLERDIWQYFTVLPDIRSVGVMGDARTYDYAIGIRAVTSIDGMTSDWARVPWDVLEKISVRIVNEVPNINRVLYDITSKPPATIEWE, via the coding sequence ATGTTGAAAGAACAAGAAAAAATCGTCGTACTTGACTTTGGTAGTCAATACAATCAGTTAATCACTCGCCGTATCCGTGAGTTCGGTGTTTACAGTGAATTACATCCGCATACAGTAACCGCTGAAGATATTAAATCTATGAATGCTACAGGTATCATTTTCTCAGGTGGTCCAAATTCGGTTTATGATGCAAATGCTTTCCATATTGACCAAGCAATTTTCGATTTAAACATTCCGATTTTAGGAATTTGCTATGGTATGCAATTAATGTCTCAACATTTTGGTGGGAAAGTTGAAAAAGCTTCTCATCGCGAATACGGTAAAGCTGAAATTTCAGTTGTTAAAGAAAGTACATTATTCCATGACTTACCGAAGGAACAAATTGTTTGGATGAGTCACGGAGACCACGTGACGGTTGCCCCAGAAGGTTTTGAAGTAATTGCTACAAGCCCATCATGTGCGGTAGCAGCTATCGCTGATGAATCACGCGGGTTATATGCGGTTCAATTCCACCCTGAAGTACGTCACTCGGTTTACGGTATTGAATTGATTCGTCAATTCGTATTTGGTGTTTGTAAAGCTAAAGGTGATTGGTCAATGGAAAGCTTCATTGAGCTTGAAATTGAAAAAATCCGTCAAGAAGTCGGCGATAAAAAAGTATTGTGTGCATTAAGCGGCGGAGTGGATTCCTCTGTTGTTGCAGTATTGATTCACAAAGCAATCGGCGATCAATTAACGTGTATGTTTGTCGACCATGGTTTACTTCGTAAAGGCGAAGCTGAGAGTGTAATGAAGACTTTCGCTGATGGCTTCCATATGAATGTCATTAAAATTGATGCACGTGAGCGGTTCATGAACAAACTGGCTGGCGTTTCAGATCCTGAAACAAAACGTAAAATTATCGGCAATGAATTCATATATGTATTCGACGATGAAGCAGCAAAACTTGAAGGGATGGACTTCCTAGCTCAAGGTACGCTTTATACGGATATTATCGAGAGTGGCACAGCTACTGCACAGACTATCAAGTCTCACCACAATGTTGGCGGGCTTCCTGAAGATATGCAGTTCAAATTAATTGAACCATTAAACACGCTATTTAAAGATGAAGTTCGTGCACTTGGAACAGAGCTTGGAATGCCAGATGAAATTGTATGGCGTCAACCATTCCCAGGTCCAGGTCTTGGAATTCGCGTTTTAGGAGCAATTACAGAAGAAAAACTTGAAATCGTTCGTGAATCTGATGCGATTTTACGTGAAGAAGTAGCTAAAGCTGGTCTTGAACGAGATATCTGGCAGTACTTCACGGTGTTACCTGACATTCGAAGTGTCGGTGTAATGGGTGATGCACGTACTTACGATTATGCTATCGGCATTCGTGCAGTAACTTCAATCGATGGGATGACATCTGACTGGGCTCGTGTGCCTTGGGATGTATTGGAGAAAATCAGTGTCCGCATCGTCAATGAAGTGCCAAACATCAACCGTGTACTGTATGACATCACGAGCAAGCCACCTGCAACAATTGAGTGGGAATAG
- a CDS encoding NCS2 family permease → MKKYFQFEELGTNYRREIIGGLTTFLSMAYILIVNPLTLSLNSVPDLPDAMRMNPGAVFVATALAAAVGSLFMGLIAKYPIALAPGMGLNAFFAYTVVLTYGIPWQTALTGVLFSGLIFIVLSLSGIRETIINAIPAELKYAVGAGIGLFITFIGLRNAGIIVNNEATLVGLGDLSAGNTLLAIFGLVLTVIFMVRGVKGGIFYGMLLTAVAGMIFNLVDVPSSIVSKVPSVAPTFGVAFEPLLNDPGSLMTIQFLIVVLTFLFVDFFDTAGTLVAVANQAGLMKDNKLPRAGKALLADSLATVTGAIFGTSTTTSYIESSAGVAAGARTGFAAIVTGVLFLLALFFSPVLSVMTSAVTAPALIIVGVLMVSSLNKIEWNRFEIAVPAFLTIITMPLTYSIATGIAMGFVFYPITMILSGNIKKVHPIMYGMFVIFILYFVFVEGH, encoded by the coding sequence ATGAAAAAGTATTTTCAATTTGAAGAACTCGGAACGAATTATCGTCGCGAGATTATTGGTGGACTAACTACGTTCTTATCGATGGCCTACATTTTGATCGTCAATCCATTAACTTTGTCACTAAATTCGGTGCCTGATTTACCTGACGCAATGCGCATGAATCCAGGTGCAGTATTTGTAGCAACTGCTTTAGCGGCAGCTGTCGGTTCTCTCTTTATGGGATTGATAGCCAAGTATCCCATAGCCCTTGCCCCGGGAATGGGATTAAATGCATTCTTTGCTTATACAGTTGTTCTAACTTACGGAATTCCTTGGCAAACAGCTTTAACAGGTGTTCTATTTTCGGGACTAATTTTTATTGTACTTTCATTATCGGGAATTCGTGAAACCATCATCAATGCCATTCCTGCTGAATTAAAATATGCTGTTGGAGCAGGTATCGGTTTGTTCATCACCTTTATCGGCTTACGAAACGCAGGGATAATCGTCAATAACGAAGCTACACTAGTTGGATTAGGAGATTTATCTGCAGGAAATACGTTGCTAGCCATCTTTGGATTAGTGTTAACTGTTATCTTTATGGTAAGAGGCGTTAAAGGTGGTATCTTTTACGGGATGCTATTAACGGCAGTAGCGGGGATGATTTTCAATTTAGTAGATGTTCCTTCTTCTATAGTAAGTAAAGTTCCAAGTGTGGCTCCAACTTTCGGGGTGGCGTTCGAACCTTTACTGAATGATCCAGGATCATTAATGACCATCCAATTCTTAATTGTAGTACTGACATTCTTATTCGTAGATTTCTTTGATACTGCAGGTACTCTTGTTGCCGTTGCCAACCAAGCCGGCTTAATGAAAGACAATAAACTTCCGCGTGCGGGTAAAGCATTGCTAGCAGATTCACTTGCAACTGTAACGGGAGCGATTTTCGGTACTTCAACGACGACTTCTTATATTGAATCAAGTGCAGGAGTTGCCGCAGGTGCAAGAACGGGATTTGCAGCAATTGTTACGGGTGTCTTATTCTTATTGGCATTATTCTTCTCACCAGTATTATCCGTAATGACTTCTGCAGTAACAGCACCAGCCTTAATCATTGTCGGTGTCCTGATGGTTTCATCTTTGAATAAAATTGAATGGAATCGATTTGAAATTGCGGTACCGGCATTTTTAACTATTATTACGATGCCCCTTACGTATAGCATCGCTACAGGAATCGCTATGGGATTTGTATTTTATCCGATTACAATGATCTTGAGCGGGAATATTAAAAAGGTTCATCCTATCATGTACGGCATGTTCGTTATTTTTATTCTATACTTTGTGTTTGTAGAAGGGCACTAA
- a CDS encoding DUF2179 domain-containing protein, with translation MSNDALLMVLIIFTINIVYVSFFTVRMIMTLKGYRYFAAFLSTIEVVIYVVGLGLVLDNLNEIQNLIAYAVGYGTGVLVGTKIEEKMALGYITVNVITTEENRTLPRLLRDKGYGVTDWEANGLEGNRKAMQILTPRKYELKLYATIKELDPKAFIIAYEPKTIHGGFWVKTVRKGKLFK, from the coding sequence ATGAGCAATGATGCACTTTTGATGGTATTAATCATATTTACTATAAATATTGTCTATGTTTCGTTTTTTACAGTGCGCATGATAATGACGTTGAAGGGTTATCGTTATTTTGCAGCGTTTCTCAGCACCATTGAAGTGGTTATATATGTTGTGGGTCTTGGATTAGTATTGGATAACTTGAATGAGATCCAAAACCTTATAGCCTACGCAGTTGGGTATGGTACTGGGGTACTTGTTGGTACGAAAATAGAAGAGAAGATGGCCCTTGGTTATATTACGGTAAATGTAATTACGACTGAAGAAAATCGTACCTTGCCACGCCTTTTGCGTGATAAAGGATATGGAGTAACTGATTGGGAAGCGAATGGTCTTGAAGGTAACCGAAAAGCGATGCAAATCCTGACTCCCCGAAAATATGAATTGAAACTGTATGCAACGATTAAAGAGCTTGATCCAAAAGCATTTATTATTGCTTATGAGCCGAAAACTATTCATGGTGGATTCTGGGTTAAAACGGTAAGGAAAGGAAAACTATTTAAATGA
- a CDS encoding NETI motif-containing protein, whose translation MKKKTVWFEVAENETIDDCLKRMQTEGYMPTGRREEPMFQEVNGEIVPIRQIIQFKGTYISE comes from the coding sequence ATGAAGAAAAAGACTGTATGGTTTGAAGTAGCAGAGAATGAAACCATTGATGACTGTTTAAAGCGTATGCAGACTGAAGGCTATATGCCAACAGGGCGAAGGGAAGAGCCGATGTTCCAAGAAGTGAATGGAGAAATCGTCCCAATTCGTCAAATCATCCAATTTAAAGGTACGTACATCTCTGAATAA
- the purE gene encoding 5-(carboxyamino)imidazole ribonucleotide mutase, whose product MNAKIGVIMGSSSDWETMKHTCDILDELQVPYEKKVVSAHRTPDLMFEYAMSARTRGIQVIIAGAGGAAHLPGMVAAKTTLPVIGVPIQSKALNGLDSLLSIVQMPGGVPVATVAIGKAGATNAGLLASQMLAMTDQTLAHNLDLRREATKDKVFESNGDLI is encoded by the coding sequence ATGAATGCAAAAATCGGCGTGATCATGGGAAGCTCAAGTGATTGGGAAACAATGAAACATACATGTGACATATTAGATGAACTGCAAGTCCCTTATGAAAAAAAAGTGGTGTCGGCGCATCGCACGCCAGATCTAATGTTTGAGTATGCGATGTCAGCAAGAACACGAGGAATTCAAGTGATTATTGCGGGAGCTGGCGGAGCCGCACATTTACCGGGTATGGTTGCAGCGAAAACGACGTTACCGGTTATTGGGGTTCCTATTCAATCAAAAGCATTGAATGGTCTTGATTCGTTACTATCCATAGTTCAAATGCCAGGTGGCGTTCCTGTTGCGACAGTCGCTATCGGCAAAGCTGGAGCAACGAACGCAGGATTGCTTGCTTCTCAAATGCTAGCAATGACCGATCAAACTTTGGCACACAATTTAGACTTAAGACGTGAAGCGACGAAGGACAAAGTATTTGAAAGCAACGGTGACCTCATATGA